The nucleotide sequence ttggggtttGGATGCTTCAAAGTTATCTGATTGTAAGTCTTGTTACTGTAACCCTATTTTGAGTTCACTTTTCCTGCAGGGCTTCTGGATAGAACTCTTGTTCATAACAATCAACAGCAGCAATCCCCCTGAGACACTGTTCATTGTCATGTAGGCCTAATATCAGTCTTTGATGCCCTCTGATTTTAACACTTGATTATACTGTAATGCTCATAAAAACCTATCAACTTCAAAGACCGTGTAATAGACCCAGTAGCCATTTGAAAAAAGCTTTTGTTTGCTGTTATGTTCGAAGAATTTGGTGGCTTTATGAGCGTACTACTCATGTCTTTCATTGCTTTTGCATGCCACCATTGATGCTTTGTTCAAGAGCCGAAAACATGCAACATTGAAAAGGTTACTGCTCCAAACTTAACTCACTTTTCTTGTATGCTTATCTTTCAGGCTGCTGACCAGAGCAAACCTATTGACAAGAGGATATACAAACTTCTTAGGGATCGGcgcaacgggacagttgtaaatcatgcagcgccttgtgtcacgatcgcaaatttgagagaaacaacaaatgtcggtacatataagtgtcttaaatcggctgaaagcttaaattcttgttaatataactgcactgtccaatttacagtagctattactgcgaaaaaatgccatgctattgtttgagagctcctaacaacaaaacacttttttcaccgcgataggtttgataaattcccctctgaaggtgaaatgtgtacttacattctgaaatcttgctctgatttatcatccaaagggtcccagagataacatgaagtgtcattttgttagataaaatcaattttcatatcctaaaaagggccaaatagcatgcacgatcgattttgtatttccactcgttcaatttgcaaagaaaggaatctgtgaaaatctaactctaaacgttgtttcaaccagtcaaatcacatTCGTAAGTATttctcagagatcctagaacgcaaccagacttcactatatcatttgtggtgtagtatatcctaacgacaccatatttggtcagagtgaccccttcatggcacgccgatgacgcgggcggtcttcacttgaacgactctaactttgtcaaataagcaccaatcggggtgctagctagatagccaatgagctgggctttatgggagtatCCGGAAACCCTGTGTCTGTCGTAAAATCTATCTGCTAACATTGTGCGACAGCATGCCTTGTCCTTTTGGTCAAAAATTATaaggatattcagagttatgaaaactggttgttttgaaaatgttgaacttataatatgtctactaatactggaaaagctaaatcaaagtccaagtatacagatttgacgatattctgcAATCTTTTGGAcactatcggaattacaaccagagtgacggctagaactgggacctttctcttgcatttcagagatggtggtagaaaaaagctggttgtttttttctttgtattttcttctacccgatctattgtgttatattctcctacattcaattcacatttccacagacttcagtgtttcctttcaaatggtaccaagaatatacatatccttgcttcagggcctgagctacagtcATTTAGatttggtatgtcattttaggcgaaaacttagggatagccccctttttttcaattaaCTTACTTTTCTTGTATGCTTATCTTTTAGGCTGCTGACCTGAGCAAACCTATCGACAAGAGGATATACAAAGGAACACAGCCCACATGTCATGACTTCAACCACCTCACGGCCACGGCGGAGAGCGTCTCCCTGCTGGTGGGCTTCTCGGCAGGCCAAGTGCAGCTCATCGACCCAATCAAGAAGGAGACCAGCAAGCTCTTCAATGAGGAAGTAAGTCGGGAAGGAAAGGAAAAAAAGAAACTGTGATTGAATTTGAAGTAGAGATGGAAATTACATTTGGGAACTAGCCTCAAATCTTATGTTTTTGACATATAACTCAATGAATGCCATTGTTGCTAACAATTGAAATGTAACATTTgtgccttctctccctcctcacttTCTATCCCAAACCGCTTTCCCCAGAGACTAATAGACAAATCCAGAGTAACTTGTGTAAAATGGGTGCCAGGCTCGGAGAGTCTGTTCCTAGTCGCTCATTCCAGTGGAAACATGTACTTGTACAACGTGGAGCACACGTGTGGCACCACGGCGCCTCACTACCAGTTGCTCAAACAGGGCGAGAACTACTCAGTGCACACTTGTAAGAGCAAGTCCACGCGCAACCCCTTGCTCAAATGGACGGTGGGCGAGGGAGCGCTTAACGAGTTTTCCTTCTCACCCGACGGGAAGTTTCTGGCGTGCGTGAGCCAGGACGGCTTCCTTCGGGTCTTCAACTTTGATGCGGTGGAGCTGCACGGGACCATGAAAAGCTACTTTGGGGGTCTGCTGTGCGTGTGCTGGAGTCCAGACGGAAAGTACATTGTCACGGGGGGCGAGGATGATCTGGTGACCGTGTGGTCGTTTGTGGACTGCCGGGTTATTGCACGCGGTCACGGACACAAGTCGTGGGTGAGCGTGGTGGCGTTTGACCATTATACAACCAGTGTGGAGGATGCAGACCCTATGGAGTTCAGCGGCAGTGACGAGGACTTCCAGGACCAGATCCACTTCGGTCGCGACCGGGCCAACAGCTCGCAGTCCCGACTCTCTAAGCGCAACTCCACGGACAGTCGGCCGGTACAGGTCACATACAGGTTTGGCTCAGTGGGCCAGGACACTCAACTCTGCTTGTGGGACCTCACAGAAGATATCCTTTTCCCCCACCTCCCGCTTTCCCGGACAAGAACGCACACCAATGTGATGAATGCTACCAGCCCCCCGGCGGGAGGGGACGTGGCTGTGGGAGGCGGGGTAGGTGGTGGCATAGTGAGTAATAACCCTAGCACTAACGGCACCAACACCCCTGGTAACCCCCTCCCTACTCCCCTGCCACGCTCCAACAGCTTACCGCACTCTGCAGCTACGACCGCCAACAGCAAGAGTAACGTCATGGACAACACCATCGCCACAGGCGTAAGCAAGTTCGCCACGCTCTCCATTCACGATCGTAAAGAGCGGCACCACGAGAAGGACCACAAACGGAACCACAGCATGGGCCACATTAGCAGCAAGAGCAGTGACAAGCTCAACATCCTCACCAAAACCAAAACAGACCCTGCAAAGACACTGGGGACGCTGCTCTGTCCCCACATGGAAGACATACCCTTACTAGAGCCCCTCATCTGTAAAAAAATAGCACATGAGAGACTGACTGTCTTAATATTTCTTGAAGACTGTATAGTGACAGCTTGTCAGGAGGGATTTATTTGCACATGGGCAAGGCCTGGCAAAGTGGTAAGTTCTTTTTGAATAGAAATGGAGTTCTGCTAAATTCCTGTGCATTTCTTTATAGTCTAAAAAATAGTTGTTTGGGCAATGCAAGGATCCATTTAGAAATGTTAGTATTATTGTGGACATTTTAGACAGCATTGTGATGTGTACAACATTACCTACTGTAGATGAGTATGGGAATCTCTTGCACTTGCAGTATGTTACATCTCAAACTGTCTGTATGTACACTTccctacgtatttatttggacagtgaatcTAAAACGTTTAATTTGGCTCTGTACTCAGCAATTTGGATTTGagattaaatgttttatatgaagctacagtacagaatgtcaccttttatttgagggtgttttcatacatatctattttaccgtttagaaattaaagcATTTATGTATCTAGTCACCCAACTTTTAAGGTGTCAAGTATTTGGACATATTCACTTAGTGTATTAAAATTGGTCAAGTATAGTAGTTGGTCACatactccaggtcatctacaagaccctgctaggtaaagtccctcATCTCacctcgctggtcaccatagcaccacccacctgtagcacgcgctccagcaggtatatctctctggtcacccccaaagccaattcctcctttggccgcctctccttccagttctctgctgccaatgactggaacgaactacaaaaacctctgaaactggaaacacttatctccctcactagctttaagcaccagctgtcagagcagctcacagattactgcacctgtacatagcccatctataatttaggccaaacaactacctcttcccctactgtatttatttatttagttattttgcttctttgcaccccagtatttctatttctactttgcacattcttccactgcaaatctaccattccagtgttttacttgctatattgtatttacttcgccaccatggcctttttttgcctttacctcccttatctcacctcatttgctcacattgtatatagacttatttttctactgtattattgactatgtttgttttactccatgtgtaactctgtgttgtatgtgtcgaactgctttgctttatcttggccaggtcgcaattgtaaatgagaacttgttctcaacttgcctacctggttaaataaaggtgaaataaaaatatttcTAGCACTCAATGACtccatcaagcttgtgactctacaaacttgttggatgcatttgtagTTTGTTTTGGATTTTGTTTGCCTAATAGAAAtgtaatggtaaataatgtgtaGTCATTTTGTcagttttattgtaaataagaatatgtttctgaacacttctacattaatgtggataatCATGAATATATtgtgaataatgagtgagaaagttggaGGCATAAATgtcataccccccaaaaatgctaacctctgctgttattggtaatggtgagaggtgagCATGTTTTTGGGGCATGATCTTTGCATCGAACTTAATCACTCAAAATTATTCACGATTTCATTCATGATTGTCTGTAATCATtttagcatccacattaatgtgtttttatttaactaggcaggtcggttgagaacaaattcttatttacaatgatggcctgccccgggccaaaccctaaccccggACGTtgcagggccaattgtgcgccgccctatgggactcccaatcacggccggttgtgatacagcctggaatcgaaccagggtcagtagtaatgcctctagcactgagatgcagtgccttagaccgctgcaccactcggaacACCcaaatgtagaagtgttcagaacatattatattcttatttacaataagtgACTaaattatttaccattcatttcaacataatctgaaacacaaccaaaacaaactgcaaatgcatccaatactttttttttaaattcaagcttgatgtagtcactgTGTTCTAGGAATATGGcaccaaaatgtaatttaatctaAATTTAAGTGAATTTGTCTTAATACTTATTACACCTTAAAATGGGTGGACTGGATATATGAAGtgcattcatttctaaatggtaaaaacaaatatgaaaataccctcaaataaaatgtGACATGCTGTACTGTAGCCTcacataaaacatttgatctcaaatccaaaatgctggagtatagagccaaaataaAAGTtctagcttcactgtccaaataaatcaGTAGGGGAGTGGTTTGTGTTCATCTGCCACCCCATGCAAAGCCAATACATTTTCAAAGAAATCCATAATGGTAACAATCTCAAATGTCAAGTACAATCAAGTCACCTGGTGGATAAGTAAGTGCACTTAGGTAGCCCTCATCAGTGGAAAGAAGACATTGATCCCAATTGAGTATGTTTGTGTGCATCGGCTCCATATTAAAACACCCATATTGGAGCATTACCATCCCACAAGGCACCGCAGCATAAACAAGCAAGTCATTTGTACGCTCACCCACAACACTCTATCAGATTCTTTATGAGAGGACCTCTTTATTTTACAAACGTTATATGTTAATGCATTACATTCACGGCATCATCCACTAGGTAACTGCTGTGCACTGGCCATTTTGAAGGCAGGAAGATGGGTGTGCTGAATTTGATGCTTTGTGAACTTTCCCCAATGCAA is from Salvelinus namaycush isolate Seneca chromosome 28, SaNama_1.0, whole genome shotgun sequence and encodes:
- the LOC120023632 gene encoding WD repeat-containing protein 20 isoform X2; protein product: MAAEGGGKEISEIKTQFTTREGVYKLLTHSEYSRPNRVPFNSQGSNPVKVSFVNVNDQSGNGDRICFNVGRELYFYIYKGVRKAADLSKPIDKRIYKGTQPTCHDFNHLTATAESVSLLVGFSAGQVQLIDPIKKETSKLFNEERLIDKSRVTCVKWVPGSESLFLVAHSSGNMYLYNVEHTCGTTAPHYQLLKQGENYSVHTCKSKSTRNPLLKWTVGEGALNEFSFSPDGKFLACVSQDGFLRVFNFDAVELHGTMKSYFGGLLCVCWSPDGKYIVTGGEDDLVTVWSFVDCRVIARGHGHKSWVSVVAFDHYTTSVEDADPMEFSGSDEDFQDQIHFGRDRANSSQSRLSKRNSTDSRPVQVTYRFGSVGQDTQLCLWDLTEDILFPHLPLSRTRTHTNVMNATSPPAGGDVAVGGGVGGGIVSNNPSTNGTNTPGNPLPTPLPRSNSLPHSAATTANSKSNVMDNTIATGVSKFATLSIHDRKERHHEKDHKRNHSMGHISSKSSDKLNILTKTKTDPAKTLGTLLCPHMEDIPLLEPLICKKIAHERLTVLIFLEDCIVTACQEGFICTWARPGKVGLSSQNQASSPSGTVV
- the LOC120023632 gene encoding WD repeat-containing protein 20 isoform X1 is translated as MAAEGGGKEISEIKTQFTTREGVYKLLTHSEYSRPNRVPFNSQGSNPVKVSFVNVNDQSGNGDRICFNVGRELYFYIYKGVRKAADQSKPIDKRIYKLLRDRRNGTVVNHAAPCVTIANLRETTNAADLSKPIDKRIYKGTQPTCHDFNHLTATAESVSLLVGFSAGQVQLIDPIKKETSKLFNEERLIDKSRVTCVKWVPGSESLFLVAHSSGNMYLYNVEHTCGTTAPHYQLLKQGENYSVHTCKSKSTRNPLLKWTVGEGALNEFSFSPDGKFLACVSQDGFLRVFNFDAVELHGTMKSYFGGLLCVCWSPDGKYIVTGGEDDLVTVWSFVDCRVIARGHGHKSWVSVVAFDHYTTSVEDADPMEFSGSDEDFQDQIHFGRDRANSSQSRLSKRNSTDSRPVQVTYRFGSVGQDTQLCLWDLTEDILFPHLPLSRTRTHTNVMNATSPPAGGDVAVGGGVGGGIVSNNPSTNGTNTPGNPLPTPLPRSNSLPHSAATTANSKSNVMDNTIATGVSKFATLSIHDRKERHHEKDHKRNHSMGHISSKSSDKLNILTKTKTDPAKTLGTLLCPHMEDIPLLEPLICKKIAHERLTVLIFLEDCIVTACQEGFICTWARPGKVGLSSQNQASSPSGTVV